The Oncorhynchus nerka isolate Pitt River linkage group LG12, Oner_Uvic_2.0, whole genome shotgun sequence genome includes a region encoding these proteins:
- the LOC115115838 gene encoding protein cornichon homolog 1 yields MAFTFAAFCYMLALLLTAALIFFAIWHIIAFDELKTDYKNPIDQCNTLNPLVLPEYLIHVFFCVMFLCAAEWLTLGLNMPLLAYHVWRYTSRPVMSGPGLYDPTTIMNADVLAYCQKEGWCKLAFYLLSFFYYLYGMIYVLVSS; encoded by the exons ATGGCGTTCACATTCGCGGCCTTTTGTTACATGCTTGCGCTATTGCTTACGGCCGCTCTCATTTTCTTCGCTATTTGGCAT atcATCGCATTTGATGAACTGAAGACTGATTACAAGAATCCGATAGACCAATGTAACACCTTAAATCCG CTCGTACTCCCGGAGTATCTCATCCATGTGTTCTTCTGCGTGATGTTCCTGTGTGCTGCTGAGTGGCTCACCCTAGGCCTCAACATGCCACTGCTGGCCTACCATGTCTGGAG GTATACGAGCAGGCCGGTGATGAGTGGTCCAGGCCTCTATGATCCAACTACGATCATGAACGCTGACGTCTTGGCCTACTGTCAAAAGGAGGGCTGGTGCAAACTggccttctacctcctctccttcttctacTATCTCTACGG GATGATCTATGTGTTGGTGAGCTCTTAG